In Lagopus muta isolate bLagMut1 chromosome 32, bLagMut1 primary, whole genome shotgun sequence, the following proteins share a genomic window:
- the LOC125686142 gene encoding olfactory receptor 14A16-like, whose protein sequence is MPNSSSISQFLLLALADTRQLQLLHFWLLLGIYLAALLGNGLISTAVACHHRLHTPMYFFLLNLALLDLGCISTTLPKAMANALWDTRHISYAGCAVQVFFLLLFFGAEYCILTIMSYDHYVAICKPLHYGTLMDSRACATMAAAAWATGLLYSLLHTANTFSLPLCQGNTVKQFFCEIPQILKLSCSKSYLREFTLIAVSALVLLGCFAFILFSYVQIFRAVLKMPSEQGWHKAFSTCLPHLAVVSLFLSTVVFAYLKPFSISSPFLDLAVAILYSVVPPTLNPIIYSMRNKEIKHALNKVFQHAISLLQ, encoded by the coding sequence ATGcccaacagcagctccatcagccagttcctcctCCTGGCATTGGCAGACAcgcggcagctgcagctcctgcacttctggCTCTTGTTGGGCATCTACCTGGCTGCCCTCCTGGGCAAcggcctcatcagcacagccgTAGCCTGCCACCACCGCCTGCACACCCCCatgtacttcttcctcctcaacctCGCCCTCCTCgacctgggctgcatctccacCACTCTCCCCAAAGCCATGGCCAATGCCCTCTGGGACACCAGGCACATCTCCTATGCAGGATGTGCTGTACAAGTCTTCTTTTTACTACTTTTCTTTGGTGCAGAGTATTGCATTCTCACCATCATGTCCTATGACCACTACGTTGCCATCTGCAAGCCCCTGCACTACGGGACCTTGATGGACAGCAGAGCTTGTGccaccatggcagcagctgcctgggccACTGGACTTCTCTATtccctgctgcacactgccaacACATTTTCACTGCCTCTCTGCCAAGGCAATACAGTGAAAcagttcttctgtgaaatcCCCCAGATCCTCAAGCTCTCCTGCTCAAAATCCTATCTCAGGGAATTTACACTTATTGCGGTTAGTGCACTTGTGCTTTTGgggtgttttgctttcattcttttctcttatgTGCAGATcttcagggctgtgctgaagaTGCCCTCTGAGCAGGGATGGCACAAAGCCTTCTCCACGTGCCTCCCTCACCTGGCTGTGGTCTCCCTGTTTCTCAGCACTGTGGTGTTTGCATACCTGAAGCCCTTCTCCATTTCCTCCCCATTCCTGGATCTGGCGGTGGCAATTCTCTACTCAGTGGTTCCTCCAACACTGAACCCTATTATTTACAGCATGAGGAACAAGGAGATCAAGCATGCCCTCAACAAAGTGTTTCAGCATGCAATATCCTTGCTTCAATAA